A genomic segment from Capra hircus breed San Clemente chromosome 15, ASM170441v1, whole genome shotgun sequence encodes:
- the CHST1 gene encoding carbohydrate sulfotransferase 1: MQCSWKAVLLLALASIAIQYTAIRTFTAKSFHTCPGLAEAGLAERLCEEGPTLAYNLSRKTHILILATTRSGSSFVGQLFNQHLDVFYLFEPLYHVQNTLIPRFTQGKSPADRRVMLGASRDLLRSLYDCDLYFLENYIKPPPVNHTTDRIFRRGASRVLCSRPVCDAPGSGGLVLEEGDCVRRCGLLNLTVAAEACRERSHVAIKTVRVPEVNDLRALVEDPRLNLKVIQLVRDPRGILASRSETFRDTYRLWRLWYGTGRKPYNLDVTQLTTVCEDFSNSVSTGLMRPPWLKGKYMLVRYEDLARNPMKKTEEIYGFLGIPLDSHVARWIQNNTRGDPTLGKHKYGTVRNSAATAEKWRFRLSYDIVAFAQNACQRVLAQLGYKMASSEEELKNPSISLVEERDFRPFS, translated from the coding sequence ATGCAATGTTCCTGGAAGGCCGTCCTCCTCCTTGCCCTGGCCTCCATCGCCATTCAATACACGGCCATCCGCACCTTCACGGCCAAGTCCTTCCACACCTGCCCGGGCCTGGCGGAGGCCGGGCTGGCCGAGCGGCTGTGCGAGGAGGGCCCCACGCTCGCCTATAACCTCTCGCGCAAGACCCACATCCTTATCCTGGCCACCACGCGCAGCGGCTCCTCCTTCGTGGGCCAGCTCTTCAACCAGCACCTGGACGTCTTCTACCTGTTTGAGCCCCTCTACCACGTGCAGAACACACTCATCCCCCGCTTCACCCAGGGCAAGAGCCCAGCCGATCGGCGGGTCATGCTGGGCGCCAGCCGGGACCTCCTGAGGAGCCTCTACGACTGCGACCTCTACTTCCTGGAGAACTACATCAAGCCACCGCCCGTCAACCACACCACCGACAGGATCTTCCGCCGCGGGGCCAGCCGCGTGCTGTGCTCCCGGCCGGTGTGCGACGCCCCGGGCTCGGGGGGCCTGGTGCTGGAGGAGGGGGACTGTGTGCGCAGGTGCGGCCTGCTGAACCTGACGGTGGCCGCCGAGGCCTGCCGCGAGCGCAGCCACGTGGCCATCAAGACGGTGCGCGTGCCCGAGGTCAACGACCTGCGGGCCCTGGTGGAAGACCCTCGCCTAAACCTCAAGGTCATCCAGCTGGTCCGGGACCCCCGGGGCATCCTGGCCTCCCGCAGCGAGACCTTCCGCGACACGTACCGCCTCTGGCGGCTCTGGTACGGCACCGGGCGGAAGCCCTACAACCTGGACGTGACGCAGCTGACCACCGTGTGCGAGGACTTCTCCAACTCCGTGTCCACCGGCCTCATGCGGCCCCCGTGGCTCAAGGGCAAGTACATGCTCGTGCGCTACGAGGACCTGGCCAGGAACCCCATGAAGAAGACTGAGGAGATCTACGGGTTCCTGGGCATCCCCTTGGACAGCCACGTGGCACGCTGGATCCAGAACAACACGCGGGGAGACCCCACCCTGGGCAAGCACAAGTACGGCACGGTGCGAAACTCGGCGGCCACGGCCGAGAAGTGGCGCTTCCGCCTCTCCTACGACATCGTGGCCTTCGCCCAGAACGCCTGCCAGCGGGTGCTGGCGCAGCTGGGCTACAAGATGGCCAGCTCGGAGGAGGAGCTCAAGAACCCCTCCATCAGCCTGGTGGAGGAGCGGGACTTCCGCCCTTTCTCGTGA